The candidate division WOR-3 bacterium sequence TCCCGCCGAGATGAGAAAACCGGACTGGCTCAGAACAAGGCTCGCGACCGGGCCCGAATTCGAGAAACTGAACCAGCGGCTGCGGCGCTTGGAGCTGAAAACAGTCTGCACGCAGGCCCGGTGTCCGAATCTCGCCGACTGCTGGGGTCGTGGAACCGCGACGTTCATGATTCTCGGCAATGTCTGCACCCGACGCTGCCGGTTCTGCTCGGTCGCGACCGGGAATCCACACGGCGCAGTTGACAGGACCGAGCCCCAGCGAGTGGCCGCGGCGGTAGCCGAACTTGGCCTACGCTACGTAGTCCTCACATCGGTAAACCGGGACGACCTTGAAGACTGTGGTGCGGGCGCATTCGCACTGACCATCAACGCCTGTCGGACTTGTCCAACAGGTCGAATCGGACCAACGTGTGAGCCTCCCGGCATCGAGGTGCTCACACCGGACTTTGGCGGCCGGGAGGCGCTGATTCATCAGGTGGTCGAGGCCGGGCCGGACGTGTTCGGACACAATATCGAGACAGTCGAACGGCTGAGTCCGGTGGTACGCGACGCCCGGGCATCGTACCGGCGTTCGCTTGGAGTGTTGGCGCTGGCGAAAAAGCTGGCACCAGCGAAGATGGTGAAGAGCGGGTTGATGGTCGGGCTGGGCGAGACTGACGCCGAAGTTGAGCAGGCGATGCGTGACCTGCTTACGGCCGGGTGCGACATCATTACCATTGGCCAGTACCTTCAGCCAAACCACCGATGCCTGCCAGTCCGGCGCTATGTCGAGCCGGCGCGATTCTCCGAATGGCAGGAGCAGGCGCTGGCGCTTGGTTTCAGTTCGGCGTACTGCGGTCCTTTGGTACGAAGCTCATTTCACGCGGAAGAAGTTTTGCGTGGGACGGGGCTAAACCATCTCGGCTTCAAGTTTCCAGAAAGACCGTGAGCAGTCTGACCGAGCAGCAGATAGCGCGCGGGCTTCGGGTGTCGGTCATCGAGGGTTCATTTGCAACACTCTATGCAACTCTGGCTGGTGGGATGTTTCTCACCGGCCTTGCACTCTACCTTGGGGCAAATTCGTTCCACATCGCGCTGATTACTGCAATTCCAGCGCTCGTGACCGGGTTCGGTTTTTCGGCCGGGTATCTCGTGCGCCGGGTCGGCTCGCGCAAGAAACTTGTTATCGTCACTGCGGGAATCGGCCGGGCGGTCTATGCGGTACTCGTGCCGTTCCTCTTGCTGCGGATGCGCGTCGGGCTCGGACTCTTCTTCGCAGTCGTCGCGGTTTCGAGCATCCTAATGACAATGGCCGGTACAATCTGGACTTCATGGATGAGCGACTTTGTTCCGGAAGACCGGAGGGGCCGGTTCTTTGGTACGCGGAACGCGATTCTCGGTATCATCGGTGTCACGGCTGCCTATGCGGCGGGCCGTGGCATGGACGGACTTAAGGCTGCCGGACTCGAGCCGCTCGGATACGGCATCGCCTTTGGACTGGCGGTGGTGTTCGGACTGGGCTCGACCATCGGTCTGTTCCAGCAACCTGAGCCGAAGCTTGAGCCCAGGCCGGCTTCGGGTCTGCGTGAGCTTCTGTTCGGCCCGCTGCGCGAGCCGCAGTTCCGTCGGCTCACTGTCTTCCTCGCAGTTTGGTTTCTCACCGGCACGCTTGCCTCGCCGTTCTACATCGTGCACTTGCTGAAAAACCTGCGCTTTCCCTTCGCAGCCATCGGCGTGTATTCGATTCTCGGTGGTATGACCGGAATGGTATTTCAGCTCGTCTGGGGTCGGCTCATTGACCGTTTCGGCGCACGGCCGGTAACGGTGCTCAACTTCGGGGTAGTCGGTGTGATGCCCCTGCTCTGGCTGTTTGCGACTCCGAGTTTCCGGCTGCCGATATGGCTGGACGGGCTGTGTAACGGCATCATCTGGTCCGGCGCGAGTCTCGGACTGTGGAATCTGCTACTGGAACTTGCGGACAATCCGGCCCGCAAGGAGAGCTATTTCGCTATCTACACGGTCGTAACTGGACTGTGCGCGTTCCTGGCGTCGCTTCTGTCCGGAGTCATTGCCCAGTCTCTACACGGTTTCCGGGTTGTGGTGTTCGGACAGGAGTTTGTGAACTACGATGTGCTCTTTCTCGCCGCCGGGGTGGCGCGGTTTGCTTGCCTGCCCCTACTGGTACGGGTCCAAGAGCCGGGCAGTCAGTCGGTCCCGCATACTGCCCGTGTGCTCTCAACTTGGGCGCTCTGGCGTATCAACTCGGGCAAGGATGCGCTCCTCGAAGCACTCGGGCTTCGAAATCGCGAGTGATAGTGGATCCCGGTGGCGATTTGACTGACCGGCCGGGCGGGATATAATCACCGTCCGCATGGAAGAGAAGATCAGGATTGAAGTTTAGGAGAAAGGACTTATGGCACACAAGAAAGGCGGCGGTACAGCAAAGAACGGCCGAGATTCTGCCGGCCAGCGCCTGGGCGTGAAGTGCTTTGGTTCCCAAGTGGTGCGCTGCGGTAACATCCTGGTGCGACAGCGCGGCACCAGGTTTCTGCCCGGCGTGAACGTCCGGCGGGCCAAGGACGACACGCTGTTTGCAGCTGCGGATGG is a genomic window containing:
- the lipA gene encoding lipoyl synthase is translated as MRLALSKERFTHHRLEATLPAEMRKPDWLRTRLATGPEFEKLNQRLRRLELKTVCTQARCPNLADCWGRGTATFMILGNVCTRRCRFCSVATGNPHGAVDRTEPQRVAAAVAELGLRYVVLTSVNRDDLEDCGAGAFALTINACRTCPTGRIGPTCEPPGIEVLTPDFGGREALIHQVVEAGPDVFGHNIETVERLSPVVRDARASYRRSLGVLALAKKLAPAKMVKSGLMVGLGETDAEVEQAMRDLLTAGCDIITIGQYLQPNHRCLPVRRYVEPARFSEWQEQALALGFSSAYCGPLVRSSFHAEEVLRGTGLNHLGFKFPERP
- a CDS encoding MFS transporter, which translates into the protein MSSLTEQQIARGLRVSVIEGSFATLYATLAGGMFLTGLALYLGANSFHIALITAIPALVTGFGFSAGYLVRRVGSRKKLVIVTAGIGRAVYAVLVPFLLLRMRVGLGLFFAVVAVSSILMTMAGTIWTSWMSDFVPEDRRGRFFGTRNAILGIIGVTAAYAAGRGMDGLKAAGLEPLGYGIAFGLAVVFGLGSTIGLFQQPEPKLEPRPASGLRELLFGPLREPQFRRLTVFLAVWFLTGTLASPFYIVHLLKNLRFPFAAIGVYSILGGMTGMVFQLVWGRLIDRFGARPVTVLNFGVVGVMPLLWLFATPSFRLPIWLDGLCNGIIWSGASLGLWNLLLELADNPARKESYFAIYTVVTGLCAFLASLLSGVIAQSLHGFRVVVFGQEFVNYDVLFLAAGVARFACLPLLVRVQEPGSQSVPHTARVLSTWALWRINSGKDALLEALGLRNRE
- the rpmA gene encoding 50S ribosomal protein L27, which codes for MAHKKGGGTAKNGRDSAGQRLGVKCFGSQVVRCGNILVRQRGTRFLPGVNVRRAKDDTLFAAADGVVRFDFVSKNKKRISVVSGETSCIRQH